In a genomic window of Arthrobacter woluwensis:
- the dapA gene encoding 4-hydroxy-tetrahydrodipicolinate synthase yields the protein MAVSGTHTPNLGTLLTAMVTPFTDDGVVDYRKAAELAEHLVDNGCDGLVVTGTTGETSTLTDDENVGMFRAVKEAVGDRAVIIAGTGTNDTAHSIQLSRRAEEVGVDGLLIVTPYYNKPSQAGVQAHFEAVADSTGLPVMLYDIPGRSSIEIAPETMIRLAEHPNIVAVKDAKADFAKATRVLRETDLVFYSGDDGLTLEWMALGAVGLVGVTTHVATAKFRALVDAVNAGDLATARTLNFDLEPVVRATMTRAQGAVAAKQILQWQNVLPNSRVRLPLVELSDAEQAIIREDLAEAAWVLG from the coding sequence ATGGCTGTTTCTGGTACGCACACCCCCAACCTCGGAACTCTTCTGACCGCGATGGTCACACCGTTCACCGATGATGGAGTGGTCGACTACCGGAAAGCGGCGGAACTGGCCGAGCACCTCGTGGACAACGGCTGTGACGGCCTCGTCGTCACCGGCACCACGGGGGAGACCTCCACGCTGACCGATGACGAGAACGTGGGCATGTTCCGCGCCGTCAAGGAGGCCGTGGGGGACCGCGCTGTGATCATCGCGGGCACCGGCACCAATGACACCGCTCACTCGATCCAGCTCTCCCGCCGCGCCGAGGAAGTCGGCGTGGATGGTCTGCTGATCGTGACGCCGTACTACAACAAGCCGAGCCAGGCCGGAGTTCAGGCGCATTTCGAAGCCGTCGCAGACTCCACGGGCCTGCCCGTCATGCTGTACGACATCCCCGGCCGTTCCTCGATCGAGATCGCGCCCGAGACCATGATCCGCCTCGCGGAGCACCCCAACATCGTCGCCGTCAAGGACGCCAAGGCGGACTTCGCCAAGGCCACGCGTGTCCTGCGGGAGACGGATCTGGTGTTCTACTCGGGCGATGACGGCCTCACCCTGGAATGGATGGCCCTCGGGGCCGTCGGCCTGGTGGGCGTGACCACCCATGTCGCCACGGCGAAGTTCCGCGCTCTCGTGGACGCCGTGAACGCCGGAGACCTGGCCACCGCCCGCACCCTCAACTTCGACCTCGAACCCGTGGTCCGTGCCACCATGACCCGCGCCCAGGGCGCCGTGGCGGCCAAGCAGATTCTTCAGTGGCAGAACGTCCTGCCCAACTCGCGTGTCCGCCTGCCCCTCGTGGAGCTGAGCGACGCCGAGCAAGCCATCATCCGTGAAGACTTGGCGGAGGCCGCGTGGGTCCTGGGCTGA
- a CDS encoding ribonuclease J, whose protein sequence is MTQLAFSHLTTPPKLAKDTLRIVPLGGLGEVGRNMAVFEIAGKLLIVDCGVLFPEETQPGVDLILPDFSYIEDRVDDIVAVILTHGHEDHIGAVPYLLRLRRDIPLVGSQLTLALVEAKLVEHRIRPKTMVVEEGQVEQFGPFNCEFVAVNHSIPDALAVFIRTAGGTVLHTGDFKMDQLPLDGRITDLRHFARLGEEGVDLFMSDSTNADVPGFTTAEKEIGPTLDRLFGQAKKRIIVASFSSHVHRVQQVLDAAAKHGRKVAFVGRSMVRNMQIASKLGYLEVPDGILVDLKNVDKLPDEKVVLMSTGSQGEPMAALSRMANGDHRVQVGTGDTVILASSLIPGNENAVFRIINGLLKLGADVIHKGNAKVHVSGHAAAGELLYCYNILEPLNAMPVHGETRHLIANGKIAEESGVPGENIVLADNGTVVDLHDGLANIVGQVEVGFVYVDGSSVGEITDADLKDRRILGDEGFISIVTVINRSTGKVVSGPEIHARGVAEEDAVFDEIIPKINAALEEAVAERKDHTTHQLQQVVRRVIGTWVNRRLRRKPMIIPVVLEA, encoded by the coding sequence ATGACCCAACTCGCGTTTTCCCACCTCACCACGCCTCCCAAGCTGGCGAAGGATACGCTCCGCATCGTTCCCCTGGGTGGCCTCGGGGAGGTGGGGCGCAACATGGCGGTCTTCGAGATCGCCGGCAAGCTCCTCATCGTCGACTGCGGCGTGCTCTTCCCCGAAGAGACGCAGCCCGGCGTGGACCTCATCCTCCCGGACTTCTCCTACATCGAGGACCGTGTCGATGACATCGTGGCCGTCATCCTGACGCACGGCCACGAGGACCACATCGGCGCCGTGCCGTACCTGCTGCGCCTGCGCCGCGACATCCCCCTGGTGGGCTCCCAGCTGACGCTGGCCCTCGTGGAGGCGAAGCTCGTGGAGCACCGCATCCGCCCCAAGACCATGGTGGTGGAGGAGGGACAGGTCGAGCAGTTCGGCCCGTTCAACTGCGAATTCGTCGCCGTGAACCACTCCATCCCGGACGCCCTGGCCGTCTTCATCCGCACCGCGGGCGGCACCGTGCTGCACACCGGTGACTTCAAGATGGACCAGCTTCCCCTGGACGGCCGCATCACCGACCTCCGTCACTTCGCCCGCCTGGGCGAGGAGGGCGTGGACCTCTTCATGTCCGACTCCACGAACGCCGATGTGCCCGGCTTCACCACCGCGGAGAAGGAGATCGGCCCGACCCTGGACCGCCTTTTCGGCCAGGCCAAGAAGCGCATCATCGTGGCCTCCTTCTCCTCGCACGTCCACCGCGTGCAGCAGGTGCTCGACGCCGCAGCGAAGCACGGCCGCAAGGTGGCCTTCGTGGGCCGCTCCATGGTCCGCAACATGCAGATCGCCTCGAAGCTCGGCTACCTCGAGGTACCGGACGGCATCCTGGTGGACCTGAAGAACGTGGACAAGCTTCCCGATGAGAAGGTCGTCCTCATGTCCACCGGTTCTCAGGGTGAGCCGATGGCCGCTCTGTCCCGCATGGCCAATGGCGACCACCGCGTGCAGGTGGGCACGGGCGACACCGTGATCCTGGCGTCCAGCCTGATCCCGGGCAATGAGAACGCCGTCTTCCGCATCATCAACGGCCTGCTCAAGCTGGGCGCGGACGTGATCCACAAGGGCAACGCCAAGGTGCACGTCTCGGGTCACGCCGCTGCCGGTGAGCTCCTCTACTGCTACAACATCCTCGAACCGCTCAACGCCATGCCCGTGCACGGTGAGACTCGGCACCTGATCGCCAATGGCAAGATCGCCGAGGAGTCCGGCGTGCCGGGCGAGAACATCGTCCTGGCGGACAACGGCACCGTGGTGGATCTGCATGACGGCCTGGCGAACATCGTCGGCCAGGTCGAGGTCGGCTTCGTCTACGTGGACGGCTCCAGTGTCGGTGAGATCACCGACGCGGACCTGAAGGACCGCCGGATCCTCGGCGACGAGGGCTTCATCTCGATCGTGACCGTGATCAACCGCAGCACCGGCAAGGTGGTCTCCGGGCCGGAGATCCACGCCCGTGGTGTGGCGGAGGAGGATGCCGTCTTCGACGAGATCATCCCCAAGATCAACGCCGCCCTCGAAGAGGCCGTCGCCGAGCGCAAGGATCACACCACTCACCAGCTCCAGCAGGTGGTGCGCCGCGTGATCGGGACCTGGGTGAACCGCCGTCTCCGTCGCAAGCCGATGATCATCCCGGTGGTCCTGGAGGCCTGA
- a CDS encoding FtsK/SpoIIIE family DNA translocase — MATRTPSAPKGTTKSKTGTSAPRGGSGRTTASKAAAARHQNAGAAEQPWIVRALAGAYLGLAHAVGAGVRRVGRDVSGLDPEARRDGAAFFNLLLAVFIATFAWWGLSGWLPTVVASVVNGTFGWMTYLLPLMLAVCGVRLFRHPEDTRGNNRIGIGFIIMTIAGSGLAHVIGGQPSPFDGFDGVRRAGGMVGFLVGSPLAAVHAALPIALYSFLAFTSVLIVTATPFTAIPRRIREAYEHLMGMDLQDPLTADGHDRSYLYEHDRPAKPARKRKLFGKDKGAEDRAVDRYVGDEAFEHAVIDDDAAGPAGASAPVLGVAAPAAPAVPAGVRRPTQSELAREKIKERQAQPEPTSQDDTATQALPAVAATTVFNVEPQKPPMPAPIPQRTEQLSLAGDVTYTLPNADALVAGSVPKERTEANDAVVAALTDTLQQFNVDAAVTGFSRGPTVTRYEIELAPGTKVERVTALSKNISYAVASSDVRILSPIPGKSAIGIEIPNTDRETVSLGDVLRSQNARRTDHPMVMGVGKDVEGGFVVANLAKMPHMLVAGATGAGKSSFVNSMITSILMRATPDEVRMVMVDPKRVELTAYEGVPHLITPIITNPKKAAEALQWVVREMDARYDDLANYGYKHIDDFNKAVRAGKVVPPPDSKRIIKPYPYLLVIVDELADLMMVAPRDVEDSIVRITQLARAAGIHLVLATQRPSVDVVTGLIKANVPSRMAFATSSVTDSRVVLDQPGAEKLIGQGDALFLPMGASKPMRVQGAWVSESEIHKVVEHVKGQLQVTYRDDVAAEAPKKQIDDDIGDDLDLLLQATELVVTTQFGSTSMLQRKLRVGFAKAGRLMDLMESRGVVGPSEGSKARDVLVKPDDLGAVLATIRGDDVPAAPDATTEALADNANANHQMGDYGVDLVQQDLDARKQAGDYGDDDDDDEGEDAWQLTGR; from the coding sequence ATGGCGACCCGCACCCCTTCCGCGCCAAAAGGCACCACGAAAAGCAAAACCGGCACCTCCGCCCCGCGTGGCGGCTCAGGCCGGACCACTGCTTCCAAGGCTGCGGCCGCCCGGCACCAGAATGCCGGAGCCGCCGAACAGCCGTGGATCGTCCGCGCCCTGGCGGGCGCCTACCTCGGCCTGGCGCACGCCGTGGGCGCCGGGGTGCGCCGCGTCGGCCGGGACGTCAGCGGCCTCGACCCGGAGGCCCGCCGCGACGGCGCCGCCTTCTTCAATCTGCTCCTCGCGGTCTTCATCGCCACGTTCGCGTGGTGGGGTCTGAGCGGCTGGCTGCCCACCGTGGTGGCCTCCGTGGTCAACGGCACCTTCGGGTGGATGACCTACCTGCTGCCGCTCATGCTCGCCGTCTGCGGTGTCCGGCTCTTCCGCCACCCGGAGGACACCCGCGGGAACAACCGCATCGGCATCGGCTTCATCATCATGACCATCGCGGGCTCAGGCCTCGCCCATGTGATCGGCGGCCAGCCGAGCCCATTCGACGGTTTCGACGGCGTGCGCCGCGCCGGCGGCATGGTCGGTTTCCTGGTGGGATCCCCGCTGGCGGCCGTCCACGCGGCCCTGCCGATCGCGCTGTACTCGTTCCTGGCCTTCACCTCGGTGCTGATCGTGACGGCCACGCCGTTCACGGCCATTCCCCGCAGGATCCGGGAAGCCTACGAGCACCTCATGGGCATGGACCTGCAGGACCCCCTCACGGCTGACGGCCACGACCGCAGTTACCTCTACGAGCACGACCGGCCCGCGAAGCCGGCCCGGAAGCGCAAGCTCTTCGGCAAGGACAAGGGCGCGGAGGACCGTGCCGTGGACCGGTACGTGGGCGATGAGGCCTTCGAACACGCCGTGATCGACGACGACGCGGCAGGCCCGGCGGGCGCCTCGGCTCCGGTGCTCGGCGTCGCGGCCCCTGCCGCACCGGCCGTCCCCGCCGGCGTCCGCCGGCCCACCCAGTCCGAGCTGGCCCGCGAGAAGATCAAGGAACGCCAGGCGCAGCCCGAGCCCACGAGCCAGGACGACACCGCCACCCAGGCCCTTCCCGCCGTCGCGGCCACCACGGTGTTCAATGTCGAGCCGCAGAAGCCGCCCATGCCGGCCCCGATCCCTCAGCGGACCGAGCAGCTCTCACTCGCCGGGGACGTGACGTACACGCTGCCCAACGCCGACGCCCTGGTGGCCGGCAGCGTGCCGAAGGAGCGCACGGAGGCCAACGACGCCGTCGTCGCCGCGCTGACGGACACGCTGCAGCAGTTCAATGTGGACGCCGCCGTGACCGGCTTCAGCCGTGGCCCGACCGTGACGCGTTACGAGATCGAACTGGCTCCCGGCACCAAGGTGGAGCGGGTCACCGCGCTGTCCAAGAACATCTCTTACGCCGTGGCGAGCTCGGATGTCCGCATCCTGAGCCCCATCCCCGGCAAGAGCGCCATCGGCATCGAGATCCCGAACACGGACCGCGAGACCGTGTCCCTGGGCGACGTCCTGCGCAGCCAGAACGCCCGTCGCACCGACCACCCGATGGTGATGGGCGTCGGCAAGGACGTCGAGGGCGGCTTCGTGGTCGCCAACCTGGCCAAGATGCCGCACATGCTGGTGGCGGGCGCCACGGGCGCCGGTAAGTCGTCCTTCGTGAATTCCATGATCACGTCCATCCTCATGCGCGCGACGCCGGACGAGGTGCGTATGGTCATGGTCGACCCGAAGCGCGTGGAACTCACCGCGTACGAGGGCGTCCCGCACCTCATCACCCCGATCATCACCAACCCGAAGAAGGCCGCCGAGGCCCTCCAGTGGGTGGTGCGGGAGATGGACGCGCGGTACGACGATCTGGCGAACTACGGCTACAAGCACATCGACGACTTCAACAAGGCCGTGCGGGCCGGCAAGGTGGTCCCGCCGCCGGACTCGAAGCGCATCATCAAGCCGTATCCGTACCTCCTGGTCATCGTGGACGAGCTCGCGGACCTCATGATGGTCGCGCCGCGCGACGTCGAGGACTCGATCGTCCGCATCACGCAGCTGGCCCGTGCCGCCGGCATCCACCTCGTGCTCGCGACCCAGCGTCCTTCCGTGGACGTGGTGACCGGTCTGATCAAGGCCAACGTCCCGTCCCGTATGGCGTTCGCGACGTCGTCCGTCACGGACTCCCGCGTGGTCCTGGACCAGCCGGGCGCCGAGAAGCTGATCGGCCAGGGTGACGCCCTGTTCCTGCCGATGGGCGCATCCAAGCCCATGCGTGTCCAGGGCGCTTGGGTCAGCGAGTCCGAGATCCACAAGGTCGTCGAGCACGTCAAGGGTCAGCTCCAGGTCACCTATCGTGACGACGTGGCGGCCGAGGCGCCCAAGAAGCAGATCGACGACGATATCGGGGACGATCTGGACCTCCTGCTGCAGGCCACCGAACTCGTGGTCACCACGCAGTTCGGCTCCACGTCCATGCTGCAGCGCAAGCTCCGCGTGGGCTTCGCCAAGGCCGGCCGTCTGATGGACCTCATGGAGTCGCGGGGCGTCGTCGGCCCGTCGGAGGGGTCCAAGGCGCGCGACGTCCTCGTGAAGCCGGACGATCTGGGCGCCGTCCTCGCCACGATCCGCGGTGATGACGTTCCGGCAGCGCCGGACGCCACCACCGAGGCCCTCGCCGACAACGCCAATGCCAATCACCAGATGGGTGACTACGGCGTCGACCTGGTCCAGCAAGACCTCGACGCCCGGAAACAGGCGGGCGACTACGGGGACGACGACGATGATGACGAGGGCGAAGACGCGTGGCAGCTGACCGGACGGTAG
- the pgsA gene encoding CDP-diacylglycerol--glycerol-3-phosphate 3-phosphatidyltransferase, giving the protein MSGTPTSQVWNLPNILTMLRIALVPFFAWFLLADAGEHGLWRWAALAVFAVAMYTDKLDGDIARARGLITDFGKIADPIADKLLTGAAFVILSFLTEIPWWATVIILVREWGITLLRLVVIRYGVIPASSGGKIKTVLQTVVLFLYLLPFTAQWPWLGVVAFILMLATVAVTLVTGLQYVFLSARLIRGGTRA; this is encoded by the coding sequence GTGAGCGGAACCCCGACGTCGCAGGTCTGGAACCTGCCCAACATCCTGACCATGCTGCGGATCGCACTGGTCCCGTTTTTCGCCTGGTTCCTGCTCGCGGACGCGGGCGAGCACGGCCTGTGGCGCTGGGCCGCCCTGGCGGTGTTCGCCGTCGCGATGTACACGGACAAGCTGGACGGTGACATCGCCCGAGCCCGTGGCCTGATCACGGACTTCGGGAAGATCGCCGACCCGATCGCGGACAAGCTCCTGACTGGCGCGGCCTTCGTGATCCTGTCGTTCCTCACCGAGATCCCGTGGTGGGCCACGGTGATCATCCTGGTGCGCGAGTGGGGGATCACCCTGCTGCGCCTGGTGGTCATCCGGTATGGGGTCATCCCGGCCTCCAGCGGCGGCAAGATCAAGACCGTGCTGCAGACGGTGGTGCTCTTCCTCTACCTCCTTCCGTTCACGGCGCAGTGGCCGTGGCTCGGGGTGGTGGCGTTCATCCTGATGCTGGCCACCGTGGCGGTCACCCTCGTGACAGGACTGCAGTACGTGTTCCTGTCAGCGCGGCTCATCCGGGGAGGCACCCGTGCCTGA
- a CDS encoding CinA family protein has protein sequence MPDAFAGTVRETVELAISRGVTVATAESLTAGLVAARLADVPGASATLRGGVVSYHNEVKEHVLGVSGALLAERGSVDAEVARQMAAGALRACGADLAVSTTGVAGPEPHDGKSVGTVFIGIADGLGTRAFTHHFVGGREQIREAALRGAIGHLLDALREFPGKEPAGNKS, from the coding sequence GTGCCTGACGCTTTCGCCGGGACGGTCCGGGAGACGGTGGAACTCGCCATCTCGCGCGGCGTCACGGTCGCCACAGCCGAGTCCCTGACCGCAGGGCTCGTCGCGGCACGGCTCGCGGACGTGCCGGGCGCCTCGGCGACCCTGCGTGGGGGAGTCGTGTCCTACCACAACGAGGTCAAGGAACACGTCCTGGGCGTCAGTGGCGCACTGCTCGCCGAACGGGGTTCGGTGGACGCCGAGGTGGCGCGGCAGATGGCCGCCGGGGCGCTCCGTGCCTGCGGAGCGGATCTGGCCGTGAGCACGACGGGTGTGGCAGGCCCCGAGCCCCATGACGGCAAGTCCGTGGGCACCGTGTTCATCGGCATCGCGGACGGGCTGGGGACGCGGGCGTTCACCCATCACTTCGTGGGTGGACGGGAGCAGATCCGTGAAGCGGCGTTACGCGGCGCAATCGGCCATTTGCTGGACGCTCTCCGTGAGTTCCCTGGAAAAGAGCCTGCGGGGAACAAAAGCTGA
- a CDS encoding helix-turn-helix domain-containing protein: MVKQPVSVNGVVRWKDVGLLDPAQHEAKERKMVILRHEIGDVLRDVRQRQGRTLREVSHSARVSLGYLSEVERGQKEASSELLSSICSALDVPLSSMLREVSDRVAVAEGVAVPDTVPQDFTQRYGRGLGDELELVGSR; encoded by the coding sequence ATGGTCAAGCAGCCCGTATCCGTGAACGGCGTGGTCCGCTGGAAGGATGTGGGCCTACTCGATCCGGCACAGCACGAAGCGAAGGAGCGCAAGATGGTGATCCTACGTCACGAGATCGGTGACGTCCTCCGCGATGTCCGTCAGCGCCAGGGACGCACACTGCGGGAGGTCTCCCACAGCGCGCGGGTTTCGCTCGGGTACCTGAGTGAGGTCGAGCGTGGCCAGAAGGAAGCCTCCTCTGAGCTGCTCTCCTCGATCTGCTCGGCATTGGACGTTCCGCTGTCCAGCATGCTCCGTGAAGTCAGTGACCGTGTGGCCGTGGCCGAGGGCGTCGCCGTCCCGGACACCGTCCCGCAGGACTTCACCCAGCGCTACGGCCGTGGCCTGGGGGACGAGCTGGAGCTCGTCGGGAGCCGCTGA
- a CDS encoding MarR family winged helix-turn-helix transcriptional regulator, which yields MIPAESAGSAASPASGDRPTAAEAPAPDTPEGARLDEAIHAVEHQLSLLWRRGRAVSLRLSRQVHPDMDPSAYGLLSILRRQGPIRLTELAGLIGVGKPTVSRQITFLMQLGLVSKDADPLDGRAQLLHLTEHGEETMARVQDARREIFRQRLGEWDTPALDALAENLERLNTIYERDGL from the coding sequence ATGATTCCAGCCGAGAGCGCCGGCAGCGCCGCCAGCCCCGCCTCCGGCGACAGGCCCACAGCAGCGGAGGCCCCGGCGCCGGACACCCCCGAAGGCGCGCGCCTCGATGAGGCGATCCACGCCGTCGAGCATCAGCTCAGCCTCCTCTGGCGCCGCGGCCGCGCGGTGTCCCTCCGCCTGTCACGGCAGGTCCATCCGGACATGGACCCTTCCGCGTACGGCCTGCTCTCGATCCTCCGCAGACAGGGCCCCATCCGGCTGACCGAGCTGGCGGGTCTGATCGGGGTCGGCAAGCCCACGGTGAGCCGCCAGATCACCTTCCTGATGCAACTGGGGCTGGTGTCGAAGGACGCCGATCCTCTGGACGGGCGGGCACAGCTGCTGCACCTCACCGAGCACGGCGAGGAGACCATGGCCCGCGTGCAGGACGCCCGGCGAGAGATCTTCCGCCAGCGCCTGGGCGAATGGGACACTCCCGCTCTGGACGCGCTGGCCGAGAACCTGGAACGGCTCAACACGATCTACGAGCGGGACGGCCTGTAG
- a CDS encoding DUF3046 domain-containing protein, with translation MRRSQFWQLMDDEFGPAYARHLATNLALRELGSRTPDQALRDGLDLRAIWIAVCEAQDVPENRRLGKDPKAAKKA, from the coding sequence ATGCGACGTTCCCAGTTCTGGCAGTTGATGGATGACGAGTTCGGTCCCGCGTATGCGCGCCATCTGGCCACGAACCTCGCGCTGCGCGAGCTCGGCAGCCGGACGCCGGACCAGGCGCTCCGGGACGGGCTCGACCTGAGGGCCATCTGGATCGCCGTGTGCGAAGCCCAGGATGTTCCGGAGAACCGGCGTCTGGGCAAGGACCCGAAGGCCGCCAAGAAGGCCTGA
- the recA gene encoding recombinase RecA encodes MAAATPDRAKALEAALAQIDKQFGKGSIMRLGDDTRAPIEVIPTGSIAMDVALGIGGLPRGRVVEIYGPESSGKTTVALHAVANAQRNGGLAAFIDAEHALDPEYAAKLGVDTDALLVSQPDTGEQALEIMDMLVSSGALDIIVIDSVAALVPRAEIEGEMGDSHVGLQARLMSQALRKITGRLNQTKTTAIFINQLREKIGVFFGSPETTTGGKALKFYASVRMDVRRIQTLKEGADSVGNRTKVKIVKNKMAPPFKTAEFDIIYGQGISREGGIIDMGVEHGIIKKSGSWYTYDGDQLGQGMENSRRFLRDNPDLADELERLIKEKLGVGQVAQVEEENPKLKAVDGY; translated from the coding sequence ATGGCGGCAGCAACACCGGACCGCGCCAAAGCTCTTGAAGCGGCACTGGCCCAGATCGACAAGCAATTCGGCAAGGGATCCATCATGCGGCTCGGGGATGACACCCGTGCGCCCATCGAGGTGATCCCCACGGGTTCCATCGCGATGGATGTGGCCCTCGGCATCGGCGGCCTGCCGCGCGGGCGTGTGGTGGAGATCTATGGTCCGGAATCCTCCGGTAAGACCACGGTCGCTCTGCATGCTGTCGCCAACGCTCAGCGCAATGGCGGACTCGCTGCCTTCATCGACGCCGAGCACGCTCTGGACCCGGAGTACGCGGCCAAGCTGGGCGTGGACACGGATGCCCTGCTGGTCTCCCAGCCGGACACCGGTGAGCAGGCCCTGGAGATCATGGACATGCTGGTCTCCTCCGGCGCTCTGGACATCATCGTCATCGACTCCGTGGCAGCCCTCGTGCCGCGCGCGGAAATCGAAGGCGAGATGGGTGACAGCCACGTGGGTCTGCAGGCCCGTCTGATGAGCCAGGCACTCCGTAAGATCACCGGTCGGCTGAACCAGACCAAGACCACCGCCATCTTCATCAACCAGCTGCGTGAGAAGATCGGTGTCTTCTTCGGCTCTCCGGAGACGACCACCGGTGGTAAGGCTCTGAAGTTCTACGCGTCGGTGCGTATGGACGTGCGCCGTATCCAGACCCTCAAGGAGGGCGCGGACTCGGTGGGCAACCGGACGAAGGTCAAGATCGTCAAGAACAAGATGGCTCCGCCCTTCAAGACCGCCGAGTTCGACATCATCTACGGTCAGGGCATCTCCCGTGAGGGCGGCATCATCGACATGGGTGTGGAGCACGGCATCATCAAGAAGTCCGGCTCCTGGTACACCTATGACGGTGACCAGCTCGGCCAGGGCATGGAGAACTCCCGCCGGTTCCTCCGGGACAATCCGGATCTCGCCGACGAGCTCGAGCGTCTCATCAAGGAGAAGCTCGGCGTGGGCCAGGTCGCTCAGGTTGAGGAAGAGAACCCGAAGCTGAAGGCCGTCGACGGGTACTGA